The following proteins come from a genomic window of Perognathus longimembris pacificus isolate PPM17 chromosome 12, ASM2315922v1, whole genome shotgun sequence:
- the Rpl7 gene encoding 60S ribosomal protein L7: protein MEGAEEKKKKVPAVPETLKKKRRNFAELKIKRLRKKCAEKMLRKARRKLIYEKAKHYHKEYRQMYRTEIRMARMARKAGNFYVPAEPKLAFVIRIRGINGVSPKVRKVLQLLRLRQIFNGTFVKLNKASINMLRIVEPYIAWGYPNLKSVNELIYKRGYGKINKKRIALTDNDLIARSLGKYGIICMEDLIHEIYTVGKRFKEANNFLWPFKLSSPRGGMKKKTTHFVEGGDAGNREDQINRLIRRMN, encoded by the exons ATGGAGGGTGCCGA agagaagaaaaagaaggttcCTGCTGTGCCAGAAACCCTTAAGAAAAAGCGAAGGAATTTCGCTGAGCTGAAAATAAAGCGCCTGAGAAAGAAATGTGCTGAAAAGATG CTTCGAAAGGCAAGGAGAAAGCTCATCTATGAGAAGGCCAAGCACTATCACAAGGAATACAGACAAATGTACAGaactgagatcagaatggctagaATGGCCAGAAAAGCGGGCAACTTCTATGTACCTGCAGAGCCTAAGTTGGCATTTGTCATCAGAATCAGAGG TATCAATGGTGTGAGTCCGAAAGTCCGTAAGGTATTGCAGCTTCTTCGTCTTCGCCAGATCTTCAATGGCACCTTTGTCAAGCTCAATAAAGCTTCAATTAATATGCTGAGGATTGTGGAACCATATATTGCATGGGG GTACCCAAACCTGAAGTCAGTGAATGAGCTCATCTACAAGCGTGGTTATGGCAAAATCAATAAGAAGCGAATTGCCTTAACAGATAATGATTTGATTGCTCGATCTCTTG GTAAATATGGCATCATCTGTATGGAGGATCTAATTCATGAGATCTATACTGTTGGGAAACGCTTCAAGGAAGCAAATAACTTTTTGTGGCCCTTCAAGTTATCTTCTCCACGAGGTGGCATGAAGAAGAAGACCACCCACTTTGTAGAAGGTGGAGATGCTGGCAACAGGGAGGATCAGATCAATAGGCTTATTAGAAGGATGAACTGA